A stretch of Mycobacterium sp. ELW1 DNA encodes these proteins:
- the mobF gene encoding MobF family relaxase: MLTISRLSRWSIGYYNDTANQARQASMDRQAAGGGLGEYYSEGDTRVPTWVVVGDKAAAGEATGLDGAALDGGFADTETAARWLDDGVTPNGESGRAFGTNGVHGFDLMFAAPKSVSLLRSLTDDVAEKVMQNAHVKAVEAAMTYLHEHAGYTRVHNPLTSNKDLQRLPGLVAIAYQHETSRCGDPHLHTHVIVPNRQARADGRLVSIDSKSLYHEAKAAGIIYQATLRHELHAERGFEWQHVDEHSGMAEIAGVDVASIKAWSQRSTRLREWAKDNLVVVDGEPTAAQLATAQKATRPTKPEQLAWEELKAMWRADARGLTLERDAHFAARDQRRAQARTPLDRTRIAHMAARIDKAAFTRADMVEIVGAQLPVDAAGEPRALIEQFVDDVGVRISAPREAQHREGHEKYTVDEIILEESRILDMVDTADNRSRLDVRAVDLGDLSVDQERAIRNIAVSPFLVQPLQAPAGAGKTHSLKALRGAAHRANKEVLVLAPTGKAVDEAMQEEAGDRGLTVAMALNLIEDHTLAIDGRTVVIVDEASMVGTPDLKKLVSAAVAGRAKIVLVGDPYQLEPVKARGGMFEHLSGELPWSQRLGEVWRMRSAEERDASLALRSGHGNRLRKAVGWYRIQGRLHTGDPIAMAKDAGDAYLADRAAGKDSLMVCDSWEMADALNLRIHNALVGDGPSVRAAREQQVAVGDIIVSRENDRTIAVHPGADQPLGRDVDQVRNGNRWRVAGIDEKTNRVAAERLSDKARVVFDGDYLRKKITLGYAVTVHSAQGVTVGSKTTPGVCHSILSDTSTRSMAYVGMTRAKDENHAYVYQRISGEADHEHSRIVAGADIHVLRRGNKYSAAHHFRTILANDDRARTMHAEAERTERHLLPQPVSDLLVTQEQRGHTRSAVWREHSAAGRAAAAAYERMATVAERDRDRSRDIDGLEL, from the coding sequence GTGCTGACGATCTCACGGTTGAGCCGATGGAGCATCGGCTACTACAACGACACCGCCAATCAAGCCCGCCAGGCGTCGATGGACCGCCAGGCCGCCGGCGGCGGGCTCGGCGAGTACTACTCCGAAGGTGACACCCGGGTCCCAACGTGGGTGGTGGTCGGGGACAAGGCCGCGGCCGGCGAGGCCACCGGGCTGGACGGGGCCGCTCTCGACGGCGGATTTGCTGACACCGAGACCGCGGCGCGGTGGCTCGATGACGGAGTCACCCCCAACGGAGAGTCGGGGCGAGCGTTCGGGACCAACGGAGTGCACGGTTTCGACCTGATGTTCGCCGCGCCCAAGAGTGTGTCGCTGCTGCGGTCGCTGACCGATGACGTGGCCGAAAAGGTCATGCAGAACGCCCACGTCAAAGCCGTCGAAGCGGCCATGACCTACCTGCATGAGCACGCCGGATACACGCGGGTGCATAACCCGCTGACCAGCAACAAGGATCTGCAACGGCTGCCCGGGCTGGTGGCGATCGCCTACCAGCATGAGACGTCGCGGTGCGGGGATCCGCACCTGCACACCCACGTCATCGTGCCGAATCGGCAGGCCAGAGCCGACGGGCGGTTGGTGTCGATCGACTCCAAATCGCTGTATCACGAAGCCAAAGCCGCCGGGATCATCTACCAGGCCACGCTGCGCCACGAGCTGCACGCCGAGCGGGGCTTCGAATGGCAACACGTCGACGAGCACTCCGGTATGGCCGAGATCGCCGGAGTGGACGTCGCGAGTATCAAGGCGTGGTCGCAGCGGTCCACCCGACTGCGGGAGTGGGCCAAAGACAACCTCGTCGTCGTCGACGGTGAACCCACCGCCGCGCAGCTGGCGACCGCGCAGAAAGCCACCCGGCCCACCAAACCCGAACAGCTCGCCTGGGAAGAGCTCAAAGCGATGTGGCGCGCGGATGCACGCGGACTGACTCTGGAGCGCGACGCGCATTTCGCCGCGCGCGACCAGCGGCGCGCACAGGCGCGCACTCCTCTGGACCGGACGCGCATCGCGCACATGGCGGCGCGCATCGACAAGGCCGCTTTCACGCGCGCCGACATGGTGGAAATCGTCGGCGCGCAACTGCCCGTCGACGCGGCCGGGGAACCGCGCGCGCTCATCGAACAATTCGTCGACGACGTCGGTGTGCGCATCAGCGCACCGCGCGAGGCCCAGCACCGCGAAGGACACGAGAAGTACACCGTCGACGAGATCATCCTCGAGGAATCGCGCATCCTGGACATGGTCGACACCGCCGACAACCGCAGCCGCCTCGACGTGCGCGCCGTCGATCTCGGCGACCTGTCCGTCGACCAGGAACGCGCCATCCGCAACATCGCCGTCTCGCCGTTTCTGGTGCAGCCGTTGCAGGCGCCAGCCGGTGCTGGCAAAACCCACTCACTCAAAGCGCTGCGCGGCGCGGCGCACCGCGCGAACAAGGAAGTTCTCGTACTCGCACCCACCGGCAAAGCCGTCGATGAGGCCATGCAGGAAGAAGCCGGCGACCGCGGGCTGACCGTGGCCATGGCGCTCAACCTCATCGAGGACCACACGCTGGCCATCGACGGGCGCACCGTCGTGATCGTCGACGAAGCGTCCATGGTCGGCACCCCGGACCTGAAGAAACTGGTGTCGGCCGCGGTGGCCGGGCGCGCCAAAATCGTGCTCGTCGGTGACCCCTACCAGCTGGAGCCGGTGAAGGCCCGCGGCGGCATGTTCGAGCACCTGAGTGGAGAGCTGCCCTGGTCGCAGCGACTCGGAGAAGTGTGGCGGATGCGCAGCGCCGAAGAACGCGACGCCTCGCTGGCGCTGCGCTCCGGGCACGGCAACCGGCTGCGCAAAGCGGTCGGCTGGTACCGCATCCAGGGCCGCCTACACACCGGCGACCCAATCGCGATGGCCAAAGACGCCGGCGATGCCTACCTGGCCGACCGTGCTGCCGGGAAAGACTCGCTGATGGTGTGTGACTCCTGGGAGATGGCCGACGCGCTGAACCTGCGCATCCACAACGCCCTGGTCGGTGACGGCCCCTCGGTGCGAGCCGCGCGTGAGCAGCAGGTCGCAGTCGGCGACATCATCGTCAGCCGCGAAAACGACCGCACCATCGCCGTGCACCCCGGCGCCGATCAGCCCCTCGGCCGGGACGTCGACCAGGTCCGCAACGGCAACCGGTGGCGCGTAGCCGGCATCGACGAGAAAACCAACCGGGTCGCCGCCGAGCGGCTCTCCGACAAGGCCCGCGTCGTGTTCGACGGCGACTACCTGCGCAAGAAGATCACCCTCGGCTACGCGGTGACAGTGCACTCCGCCCAAGGGGTGACCGTGGGTAGCAAGACCACCCCCGGGGTATGCCATTCGATCCTGTCCGACACCTCCACCCGCTCCATGGCCTACGTCGGGATGACCCGCGCCAAAGACGAAAACCACGCCTACGTCTACCAACGGATCAGCGGCGAAGCCGACCACGAACACTCCCGCATCGTGGCCGGCGCCGACATCCACGTCCTGCGCCGCGGCAACAAATACTCAGCAGCACACCATTTCCGCACCATCCTGGCCAACGACGACCGGGCCCGCACCATGCACGCCGAAGCCGAACGCACCGAACGTCACCTGCTGCCCCAGCCGGTCAGCGACCTACTGGTCACCCAAGAGCAGCGCGGCCACACCCGCAGCGCGGTGTGGCGCGAACACAGCGCCGCCGGCCGGGCCGCGGCGGCGGCCTACGAACGGATGGCCACCGTCGCCGAACGCGACCGCGATCGCAGCCGCGACATCGACGGCCTCGAACTCTAG